A genomic segment from SAR202 cluster bacterium encodes:
- a CDS encoding leucyl aminopeptidase, with protein sequence MDIRVVAGDITARPAAAIIVNLFEGVASPGGAAGAVDSALGGAIAALIADGETKGKLGEVTLLHTLGKMAPARVVVVGLGKQEKFGADAVRTAMAAACRHLRGISVERIATIVHGAGVGGLDARQAAEAVTEGALLGLYRFDKYKTSDAATRKEIKEIEIVEADAAKIGEIEAGVTHGRMLAEATVFARDMINEPGNVMTPTRMAERALEVSREASLGLDVIERPRMKELGMGAFLGVAQGSVEPPKLIVLKYTGDPENPTNNLGLLGKGITFDSGGISIKPSENMGDMKGDMAGGAAVISAMKVIGRLKPRINVYAIVPATENMPGGRAQRPGDIVKTMNGKTIEIDNTDAEGRLVLADAMAYARSLGIERIVDVATLTGAMIIGLGKVCTGVFGNNQQLIDSVLEAGKQTGERMWQLPMFDDYKDQYKSEWADIKNTGGRPAGSITGAHIIGEFAAGAAWAHLDIAGTSMADGVTGTNVKGATGVMVRSLAQLAVNLGRS encoded by the coding sequence GCGAGACCAAAGGCAAGCTGGGAGAGGTCACCCTGTTGCACACGCTCGGCAAAATGGCCCCGGCGCGGGTGGTGGTGGTCGGGCTCGGGAAGCAAGAGAAATTCGGCGCAGATGCGGTCCGCACGGCGATGGCCGCGGCCTGCCGACACCTGCGCGGGATCTCGGTTGAGCGAATCGCCACCATCGTCCACGGCGCCGGCGTCGGCGGCCTGGACGCGCGGCAGGCGGCCGAAGCGGTCACGGAGGGAGCGCTTCTCGGACTTTACAGGTTCGACAAGTACAAAACATCGGACGCCGCCACTCGCAAAGAGATCAAGGAGATCGAAATCGTCGAGGCCGATGCCGCAAAGATTGGAGAGATTGAAGCCGGCGTCACGCACGGACGGATGCTCGCTGAGGCCACCGTGTTCGCCCGGGACATGATTAACGAACCCGGGAATGTGATGACCCCGACCCGGATGGCGGAGCGCGCGCTGGAGGTCTCCCGCGAGGCCAGCCTGGGGCTCGATGTTATTGAGCGGCCGCGCATGAAGGAGCTCGGCATGGGCGCCTTCCTGGGCGTCGCACAGGGTAGCGTGGAGCCGCCGAAGCTCATTGTGCTCAAGTACACCGGCGATCCTGAAAACCCGACCAACAACCTCGGACTGCTTGGCAAGGGAATAACCTTCGACAGCGGCGGCATATCAATCAAGCCGTCCGAAAACATGGGCGATATGAAGGGCGACATGGCAGGCGGTGCCGCGGTTATCTCTGCAATGAAGGTCATTGGTCGCCTCAAGCCGCGCATCAACGTGTATGCGATTGTCCCCGCGACCGAGAACATGCCCGGCGGCCGGGCCCAGCGCCCAGGCGATATCGTTAAGACGATGAACGGCAAGACGATAGAAATCGACAATACGGACGCCGAGGGCCGCCTCGTTCTCGCCGACGCCATGGCGTACGCGCGATCGCTCGGCATTGAGCGTATCGTCGACGTGGCAACGCTCACCGGCGCGATGATCATCGGCCTCGGCAAGGTCTGCACCGGTGTGTTCGGCAACAACCAGCAGCTCATCGACAGCGTGCTGGAGGCGGGGAAGCAGACCGGAGAGCGCATGTGGCAGCTTCCGATGTTCGACGACTACAAGGACCAGTACAAGAGCGAGTGGGCGGATATCAAGAACACGGGCGGCCGCCCGGCCGGGTCCATCACCGGCGCGCACATCATCGGCGAGTTCGCGGCGGGCGCGGCATGGGCCCACCTGGACATCGCGGGCACTTCAATGGCAGACGGTGTTACGGGGACCAACGTCAAGGGCGCAACCGGCGTCATGGTGCGCTCGCTTGCGCAGCTGGCGGTCAATCTTGGACGCTCCTGA